The Parasegetibacter sp. NRK P23 genomic sequence CCCCCGAAATAATAGAGGTAGTCGAACACGAAGTTGACCGGTATGGTGAACAGGAATAACCTGAATATCATTTGCTCCTGCTTCATGCGCTTCTTTTTTTGATGAAGTGTTTGCTGATCACGAGGGTCTGCGCCAGGTTACCGATGAAGTCGTTTTGTTTCTTATAGGGCGTGGCTTCATACAGCGCGAGGTATCTGGGAATGCCGTTCTTTATATCAAAATGCCGGGCGAACATGTCGCTTGAAAATTGGGAGAATTTTTCTTTGCCCGCTCCGTTCGACAGTTGCAGCAGGTGTTTTTCATTTTGAGCGGCGTAGGTATCGTTGAATGTGGTGCGCCCTGAAAAGTTGTGATGGAATAGTTGTGGAAAGCTGTTTTCTTCCACCAACACCGGGAGGCGAAGGTTCTTATTTGGCGCAAGCAATACTTTTCCGAGCGCCGCCGCTTCCATCAGGCCCCGTCCGGATCCGATCACGAATTCCGCCACGTCAATCACCTTGCTGGCATCTTTACAAAATCGCTCTTCTGTTTCCAGTACTACCAGGTTTCCGGCACCAATGGCTTGTTGCACGCGATCGTACACCTCCCTGTCTTCGATGCCGCCAAGGATAAGCAGACGCATCTTGATGCCATGGACTTCAAGGTAGCGGATGAGTTCAATGCTCTGCATCAGACTGTGTTCATGAAGTTTCGTGAACCGCGATATGCGCAAGAAGTTAAAGCCGCCGTTGTGTTTTTCTTTTAAGGCCTGAATCAGCGCTTCGTCCTGAACAGGTGGTTTTACCCTGTTGGGAATAAGGTGTAAGGTTGTTTTACTGAACCGCGACTGCCGGCTGAAGTTCACCTGATCCTCCACGGAGAACAGGGTAATGTCTTTGCAGGCGGGGTATTTCCATTTTGGCGCCGGAGGCCCGCCGCATTTGGTGAGCAGCATGGGGATCTTCCCGGCATTGCTCAGCGGACGCAGGAAAAAATAAGCATTCGAGTCGAAACAATGGATGAGGTCAAAATTTTCGTTTTGTAAAAGTTGTTTTGTCGCCCGCCTGGTTTGTACCACGCCATTGAGTCCTTTCTCCGGTGAACTG encodes the following:
- a CDS encoding glycosyltransferase, producing MRNKKILYGISNFGGDMGGHLRSLKAILQEMAQHNQAVIHVALFSLKPVKEGTYNFPCNKFHVISSPEKGLNGVVQTRRATKQLLQNENFDLIHCFDSNAYFFLRPLSNAGKIPMLLTKCGGPPAPKWKYPACKDITLFSVEDQVNFSRQSRFSKTTLHLIPNRVKPPVQDEALIQALKEKHNGGFNFLRISRFTKLHEHSLMQSIELIRYLEVHGIKMRLLILGGIEDREVYDRVQQAIGAGNLVVLETEERFCKDASKVIDVAEFVIGSGRGLMEAAALGKVLLAPNKNLRLPVLVEENSFPQLFHHNFSGRTTFNDTYAAQNEKHLLQLSNGAGKEKFSQFSSDMFARHFDIKNGIPRYLALYEATPYKKQNDFIGNLAQTLVISKHFIKKRSA